The nucleotide sequence GTGGATTTGGAGGAAGAAGCTCAGCTCCTAGAAGAGAGGGTGGTTTTTCTGACAGAGCCCCAAGAGGAGAAGGTTCTTCTGATAGAGCACCAAGACGTTCTGAAAGCTTTGGTGATGCACCAAGACCAAGAAGACCAAGAAGAGACTAACACCCACTGTTAATTTTCTTATAATTATATAAAGAAACTACAAAATATTAATTGCTGATTTATTACTTTTAAAGTCTTAAAACAGTTTATGAAATATTTTGTAGTTTTCTTTTTTTTAACGCTATCCTTGTCGCTCTCTGCACAAGAATCCCAATCTTCTCAAAAAGTTACTGGTTTTATTTATAATGATAACACTAAACTTCCGTTGATAGATGCCAATGTCATCAATATTAACAAGGTAAGAGGAGCACAAACTAATTCCAAAGGTTATTTTGAAATTGATGTTCATCCTAATGACACTTTACATATTTCCCTTTTAGGTTTTCAATCCCTGAGAGTAAAAGTTACCAATGACTGGTTGAAAAATAAAGTCGCTAAAATCTTTTTGACCGAAAGAGCCATAGCACTTGAAGAAATTGTAATCAGACCCTTTAACCTTACTGGTTACTTAGAAGTCGATTCTAAAACCATTCCTACCAAAGAAAACTATCGTTACAGTATCTCTGGACTTACCCAAGGATATGAAACTGGACAATACGCTCCCAATGCTTTCAACAAAATCTTAGGGTCTATATTTAACCCCGCAGATATGCTTTACAATATCTTTGGAAAAAAAGGAAATGAATTGCGGAAATTAAAAGACATGAAGAAAGATGACACCGTTCGAAATCTTTTGGAATCTAAATTTGATAGAGAAACCATTGCTGTACTTTTAGGAGTCGACAAAAAAGAAATTGCCGAAATTTTGCAACGTTGTAACTATTCCGAATCTTTTATTCAAACCGCTAACGACCTTCAAATCATGGACGCTATTAGTGGTTGTTATGAAGAGTATAAAATCCTTAAAAAAGTTAAATAAAGGACATTACGTTATTTATTTTAGGTCAAATGTATATTCAAGCAATACATTACCTACCTTCGCTAAGAACCATAGGTTCCTAACTAAATAAACAAACCATGGCAAAAAGTCAAGACGCTAAAAAAACGGCAAAAAAAGAACCGTTGAAAACAGCAAAAGAGAAGAAGGAAGAAAAAAGAGAAAAAAAGAATAGTCCTAAGAGAGACTAAGAATAGTATTCAGTATTCAGGGAAAAGTGTTCAGTTTGCATTGGTAAACTGAACACTTTTTTTATACTGAACACTGAACGCTATTTCAAAGGAATATTCCCTAAAACTTCAACTAAAAATTTCCAGAATTTTTGAGACGAAGAAATACTCGCTCTTTCGTCAGGACTATGAGCTCCAAGGATGGTTGGTCCAAACGAAATCATATCCATATCAGGATAATTAATTCCTAAAATTCCACATTCTAATCCAGCGTGACAAGCAGCTACTTTTGGCTTTTCATTGTTTTGTTTTTCATAAATAGGCAACAAAACCTTCAATATTTCCGACTCTGGATTAGGATTCCAACCTGGGTAGGCACCTCCAAATTCTACTTCACAACCCATCAATTCAAATGAAGATTGAATGGCTGTAGCCAAATCATATTTAGCCGACTCAACGGATGAACGCGTCAAACATTTTACTTCTAGTTTTCCGTTTCCAACTTCTACAATGGCAATATTATTTGAAGTTTCGACCAAATTGTCAAAATCAGCACTCATGCTATATACACCATTATGTGCGGCATACATGGAGCGAACAAAATAATACTGAGCCATTGATGGCATAACCGACTGAGGTGTTTTCTTTAATTTTTCGAAAACCACTTCTAGATTAGGCTCTGTAGTTTTGAATTCGTTCTTGATTTCGTTGACTACTTGTTGCATATCAAAAACAAAAGCCTCGTCATAAACAGCAGCGATAATCACTTTTGCAACACTTTCCCTCGGAATGGCATTACGCAAACTTCCTCCTTTGATTTCAGCAATTTGTAATCCAAAATCATCAAAAGCATTAAACAAAATACGATTCATGATTTTATTAGCATTTCCTAAACCACGGTGAATATCCATTCCTGAATGTCCACCTTTTAGACCTTTAACTGTGATGGTATATCCAACTGAACCTTCTGGAGTTTCTTCTTCATCATATTCTGCAACTGCTGTTACGTCTAGTCCACCAGCACAACCAATTCCGATTTCGTCATCTTCTTCAGTGTCTAAATTCAAAAGTATCTCTCCTTTTAAAACTCCTGCTTCCAAATTAAATGCTCCTGTCATTCCGGTTTCTTCATCAATCGTAAACAAAGCTTCAAGAGCGGGATGCGCAATATCTGTGCTTTCAAGAATAGCCATAATCGCAGCTACTCCTAGCCCATTATCCGCTCCTAGTGTCGTTCCTTTGGCACGAACCCAATCCCCATCCACATACATATCGATTCCTTGG is from Flavobacterium sp. NG2 and encodes:
- a CDS encoding aminoacyl-histidine dipeptidase; this translates as MSQEIRNLEPQALWNKFADLNAVPRPSKKEDRVIAFMKDFGTKLGLETFEDEIRNVIIRKPATPGMENRKTVVLQGHIDMVHQKNNDTVFDFDTQGIDMYVDGDWVRAKGTTLGADNGLGVAAIMAILESTDIAHPALEALFTIDEETGMTGAFNLEAGVLKGEILLNLDTEEDDEIGIGCAGGLDVTAVAEYDEEETPEGSVGYTITVKGLKGGHSGMDIHRGLGNANKIMNRILFNAFDDFGLQIAEIKGGSLRNAIPRESVAKVIIAAVYDEAFVFDMQQVVNEIKNEFKTTEPNLEVVFEKLKKTPQSVMPSMAQYYFVRSMYAAHNGVYSMSADFDNLVETSNNIAIVEVGNGKLEVKCLTRSSVESAKYDLATAIQSSFELMGCEVEFGGAYPGWNPNPESEILKVLLPIYEKQNNEKPKVAACHAGLECGILGINYPDMDMISFGPTILGAHSPDERASISSSQKFWKFLVEVLGNIPLK
- a CDS encoding carboxypeptidase-like regulatory domain-containing protein, with protein sequence MKYFVVFFFLTLSLSLSAQESQSSQKVTGFIYNDNTKLPLIDANVININKVRGAQTNSKGYFEIDVHPNDTLHISLLGFQSLRVKVTNDWLKNKVAKIFLTERAIALEEIVIRPFNLTGYLEVDSKTIPTKENYRYSISGLTQGYETGQYAPNAFNKILGSIFNPADMLYNIFGKKGNELRKLKDMKKDDTVRNLLESKFDRETIAVLLGVDKKEIAEILQRCNYSESFIQTANDLQIMDAISGCYEEYKILKKVK